In Mastigocladopsis repens PCC 10914, a single window of DNA contains:
- a CDS encoding ATP-binding protein, whose product MKSELHVPSDLKFLTIVENWLLSCLEVQFNDSVDWSKQSSRLRLALVEAYSNVVRHAHKDQPYLPVLIRLELRDQDIALEVWDHGQGFDLSNYLPPSPTDRQEGGYGWLIMHRLMDKVEYQLQVNGGNCLKLVVSLPEVAQSA is encoded by the coding sequence ATGAAAAGTGAGCTTCATGTCCCAAGCGACTTAAAATTTCTGACCATTGTCGAAAACTGGTTGCTAAGTTGCTTAGAAGTCCAGTTCAACGATTCAGTTGATTGGTCCAAGCAATCAAGCCGCTTACGGCTGGCTTTGGTGGAAGCCTACTCTAACGTAGTGCGTCACGCTCACAAGGATCAGCCCTATTTGCCAGTTCTAATTCGTTTGGAACTAAGAGACCAAGATATTGCTTTGGAAGTTTGGGATCACGGTCAAGGCTTCGATTTATCCAACTATTTGCCTCCAAGTCCTACAGACAGACAAGAAGGTGGTTATGGTTGGCTCATTATGCATCGTCTCATGGATAAGGTGGAGTACCAGTTGCAGGTCAATGGTGGTAACTGTCTCAAGTTAGTGGTTTCTTTGCCAGAAGTAGCCCAATCTGCATAA
- a CDS encoding SpoIIE family protein phosphatase has product MTETEAGKFKLMVVDDEPDNLDLLYRTFRRDFQVYRARDALTALDILDKEGEMAVIISDQRMPEMNGTEFLGRTVERFPDTIRVLLTGFTDVEDLVEAINSGQVFKYITKPWKPDQLKAVVEQAVDIYRVVKQRTQKLTRAWRRESLFNAVTTAIRESLDYHSMLQKIVATIGQTFEAHYCLLRPVEGDLLTVDQFCYQDPKSSAASYHFDPNPLIKKVLETRQYQVAQYTHDNKACQQLVMPLMYQQNLLAVLALNQYHHARSWQEEDIQLIAGVSEQAALALSQAKLYQRLQEKQEQTRVELEVARQIQNNLLRQTMPKIAGVRVQACCYPAREVGGDFFEVFAHPNGDLWVAVGDVSGKGVPAALFMASAISVLRRELSQESSPIPNVVMQNLNHALSDDLISNNYFITLFLARYTPTTREFVYANAGHIYPLLWSRQETVETNPKYLEERSVPLGILPIWEAKSSHLVLAPGDILLLASDGITEAKVFINTNPSVKAVDGTQPVSRSMLNQEGLWQLLKMEAQPLHLNHLLARIQADNQVQEDDQTILSLEVL; this is encoded by the coding sequence ATGACTGAGACAGAGGCAGGCAAATTCAAGCTCATGGTAGTAGATGATGAGCCTGATAACCTAGATTTACTCTACCGCACTTTTAGGCGAGATTTTCAGGTATACAGAGCAAGAGATGCCCTGACTGCCCTAGATATCTTGGACAAAGAAGGCGAGATGGCTGTCATTATCTCTGACCAAAGAATGCCAGAGATGAATGGCACAGAATTTCTCGGTCGAACTGTGGAGCGCTTTCCTGATACAATTCGGGTTTTACTGACTGGTTTTACTGATGTTGAAGATTTGGTAGAGGCGATCAACTCTGGTCAGGTGTTTAAGTACATCACCAAACCTTGGAAACCAGATCAACTCAAGGCAGTTGTTGAGCAAGCAGTTGACATATACCGAGTCGTCAAACAACGCACACAAAAACTAACTCGTGCTTGGCGGCGAGAATCTCTGTTTAATGCAGTCACAACAGCGATTCGAGAGTCTTTGGATTACCATAGTATGCTACAAAAAATTGTAGCAACAATAGGACAGACTTTTGAAGCACATTATTGCCTGCTCAGACCAGTGGAGGGCGATCTCCTAACAGTAGATCAGTTCTGCTACCAAGATCCGAAATCAAGCGCAGCAAGTTATCATTTCGACCCAAATCCTTTGATTAAGAAGGTTCTCGAAACACGTCAATATCAAGTTGCTCAGTATACACATGATAACAAAGCCTGTCAGCAACTGGTTATGCCACTTATGTATCAGCAAAACCTGCTTGCTGTTCTTGCCCTCAATCAGTATCACCACGCTCGCTCTTGGCAAGAAGAAGATATCCAGCTCATTGCAGGTGTTTCTGAACAAGCAGCCTTAGCCCTCTCCCAGGCAAAACTCTATCAACGTCTACAAGAAAAGCAAGAGCAGACCCGTGTCGAGTTGGAAGTGGCTCGTCAAATTCAAAACAACCTGCTGCGCCAAACCATGCCTAAGATTGCGGGTGTGAGAGTGCAAGCTTGCTGCTACCCTGCGCGTGAAGTGGGAGGGGATTTTTTTGAAGTGTTTGCCCATCCCAACGGAGACTTGTGGGTAGCAGTGGGAGACGTGTCTGGCAAGGGTGTCCCAGCTGCTTTGTTCATGGCTAGTGCCATTTCGGTATTGCGCCGAGAGTTGTCTCAAGAATCGTCACCAATACCAAATGTGGTGATGCAAAATCTCAACCATGCTCTAAGCGATGATTTGATCAGCAATAATTACTTTATCACCCTCTTCTTAGCTCGTTATACTCCTACTACCAGGGAATTCGTCTATGCTAATGCAGGTCATATCTATCCCCTGCTTTGGTCACGTCAAGAAACTGTGGAAACAAACCCTAAGTATCTTGAGGAACGCAGCGTTCCCCTAGGTATCTTGCCTATATGGGAGGCAAAGTCTAGTCATTTGGTTCTTGCTCCTGGAGATATCCTACTGCTAGCTAGTGATGGTATTACTGAGGCAAAAGTTTTCATAAATACGAATCCATCAGTAAAAGCCGTGGATGGCACTCAACCAGTCAGCCGTTCTATGCTGAATCAAGAGGGTCTTTGGCAACTCCTCAAGATGGAAGCCCAACCACTTCATCTTAACCATTTACTAGCGCGTATCCAAGCAGACAACCAAGTTCAAGAAGATGACCAAACTATACTTTCGCTGGAGGTTTTATAA
- a CDS encoding response regulator transcription factor, with the protein MAKIRVALIEDHDLTRVGIRTALLQKEEIEVVGEATNAVEGLRMLKTLQPDIAIVDIGLPDKDGIELTREVKSTTHGEDLTTKVLILTLRDNKEAVLAAFAAGADSYCMKDIRFDNLLEAVRVTYNGNAWIDPAIARIVLQQAQQNPHKPEITPQDNKTVDTHLESPENQEDMIDPYTLTERELEVLQLIVEGCSNAVIAERLYITVGTVKTHVRNILNKLCADDRTQAAVRALRSGLVG; encoded by the coding sequence ATGGCTAAAATTCGTGTGGCTTTGATTGAAGATCATGACCTCACCCGTGTGGGTATTCGGACAGCGCTCCTGCAAAAGGAAGAAATCGAAGTTGTAGGGGAAGCGACGAATGCAGTAGAAGGTCTGAGAATGTTAAAAACACTACAACCAGATATTGCGATTGTAGATATCGGTTTACCAGATAAGGATGGAATTGAGCTAACACGGGAGGTGAAATCTACAACTCATGGGGAAGATTTAACTACCAAAGTATTGATTTTGACGCTACGCGATAACAAAGAAGCAGTGCTAGCAGCTTTTGCAGCAGGGGCTGACTCTTATTGTATGAAGGATATCAGGTTCGATAATTTACTTGAAGCTGTACGAGTGACTTACAACGGTAACGCTTGGATCGATCCGGCGATCGCCCGAATTGTATTGCAACAAGCACAACAAAATCCACATAAGCCTGAAATCACACCCCAAGATAATAAGACTGTTGACACTCATTTAGAGTCCCCTGAGAATCAGGAGGATATGATAGATCCTTACACCTTAACAGAAAGAGAATTAGAAGTCTTGCAATTGATTGTAGAAGGTTGTAGTAATGCGGTCATTGCGGAAAGACTTTACATTACAGTTGGAACTGTAAAAACACACGTCCGAAACATTTTGAATAAGCTATGCGCCGATGACCGCACACAAGCAGCAGTCCGGGCTTTGCGTTCTGGGCTTGTGGGATAG
- a CDS encoding WecB/TagA/CpsF family glycosyltransferase yields MSELPRKFSVLGLPVHVMTNYPGWLLERLQNGMGTHVVTLNAEMTMQGERNSSLAKVIKDAELVVPDGAGVVLYLRWLLRQKVQRTPGIELAEALLQELGQRGAKVFFYGGAPGIAAKASEFWLSQNPGLVVTGTHSGFHSKEEEEQLRQTLTQLQPQVVFVGLGVPRQELWIANNRHLCPQAIWVGVGGSFDIWSGIKTRAPAWLGDNNLEWLYRLYQEPWRWRRMLALPEFALKALIYRFFQVWGVGVASN; encoded by the coding sequence ATGTCTGAACTGCCTAGAAAGTTTTCAGTATTAGGGCTACCAGTTCATGTGATGACTAACTATCCAGGCTGGTTGCTAGAACGCTTGCAAAACGGTATGGGAACTCATGTGGTAACGCTCAATGCAGAAATGACTATGCAGGGAGAGCGGAATTCATCCCTAGCTAAGGTCATAAAAGATGCTGAGTTAGTGGTTCCAGATGGAGCCGGGGTCGTTCTGTACCTGCGATGGCTATTACGGCAAAAAGTCCAAAGAACTCCTGGAATTGAACTAGCAGAAGCACTCTTGCAAGAACTGGGACAACGAGGCGCAAAGGTATTTTTCTACGGAGGAGCGCCTGGTATAGCCGCAAAAGCATCAGAGTTCTGGCTTTCTCAAAATCCAGGTTTGGTCGTAACAGGTACCCATTCCGGCTTCCATTCAAAAGAAGAAGAAGAACAATTGCGACAAACTCTCACCCAACTACAACCACAAGTTGTTTTTGTTGGCTTGGGAGTCCCACGTCAAGAGTTATGGATTGCCAACAATCGCCATTTATGTCCTCAAGCAATATGGGTTGGTGTTGGAGGTAGTTTTGATATTTGGTCGGGGATCAAAACTCGCGCTCCTGCTTGGTTGGGAGATAACAATTTGGAATGGCTGTATCGGCTGTATCAAGAACCTTGGCGCTGGCGGCGGATGTTAGCTTTGCCTGAGTTTGCCTTGAAAGCCTTAATTTATCGATTCTTTCAAGTCTGGGGGGTAGGTGTAGCGTCGAATTAG
- the ftsE gene encoding cell division ATP-binding protein FtsE — MKTAITTKQATEKAVSTQNNETQQSNATAVAMVQLYCVSKTYANGSHALVNVNLEVKKGEFLFITGSSGSGKSTLLKLLYGDELPTQGDVIVDESNVAALRGDRLSILRRRIGVVFQDYKLIPQRTVAENVTVVLQAQGYTRKEIQRRLEPSLKLVGLLSKADCFPEQLSGGEQQRVSIARAIIGTPPILLADEPTGNLDPDNAWQVIEILQKLNSFGATVIVTTHDEQLVRRCNHPVVQVQNGRLYRKS, encoded by the coding sequence ATGAAAACTGCTATAACAACGAAGCAAGCTACTGAAAAAGCTGTCTCTACTCAAAACAACGAAACTCAACAGAGCAATGCTACTGCTGTAGCTATGGTGCAATTGTATTGTGTGTCAAAAACCTATGCCAATGGCAGCCATGCCCTTGTCAACGTGAATTTGGAAGTCAAAAAAGGCGAATTTCTGTTTATCACAGGATCAAGCGGCTCAGGTAAATCCACACTGTTAAAACTGCTGTATGGCGATGAGTTACCAACACAAGGAGATGTGATTGTTGATGAGTCCAATGTGGCGGCTTTGAGGGGCGATCGCTTGTCAATTTTGCGGCGACGCATTGGCGTTGTGTTTCAAGACTACAAACTCATTCCTCAAAGGACAGTGGCGGAAAATGTGACTGTCGTGCTACAAGCTCAAGGATATACTCGTAAGGAAATTCAACGGCGTTTAGAACCTAGTTTGAAACTGGTGGGTTTACTTTCCAAAGCAGACTGCTTTCCAGAGCAGCTTTCTGGTGGAGAGCAACAACGGGTGAGCATTGCGCGAGCAATCATCGGAACACCACCAATCCTTTTGGCTGATGAACCTACTGGAAACCTTGATCCAGATAATGCCTGGCAAGTGATCGAGATTCTCCAAAAGTTAAACTCTTTTGGAGCAACAGTGATTGTGACAACCCACGATGAACAGTTAGTACGGAGGTGCAATCATCCAGTGGTGCAAGTCCAAAATGGTCGGCTTTATCGAAAAAGTTAA
- a CDS encoding alpha/beta fold hydrolase, whose product MFQPLGFEQRSIITSLGRMTYFTNEGSPWQNHNSASADKDTLVFLHGFGGGSSAYEWSKIYPAFAAEYRIIAPDLIGWGRSEHPARNYRIEDYLTSIREFLQQTCNQSVIVIASSLTAALTIRVAIAHPELFKSLILTAPAGLSDFGEDNSNNFFAQLISIPILDRLVYSTGIATKEGIRSFLEQRQFAQPSRVYEEIVNAYLESAQQPNAEYAALSFVRGDLSFDLSLYIQQLTTPTAIIWGQKSQLTGPEIGRRLAQMNPQAIRIFQLLDDVGLTPQLEQPAVTIGLIRQFLPLLS is encoded by the coding sequence ATGTTTCAACCACTAGGATTTGAGCAACGCTCTATCATTACCTCTTTAGGTAGAATGACCTATTTCACTAATGAAGGCTCACCGTGGCAAAACCACAATAGTGCCAGTGCAGATAAGGACACATTGGTATTTCTGCATGGCTTTGGTGGTGGGTCTTCTGCATATGAGTGGTCAAAAATTTATCCAGCCTTTGCTGCCGAATATCGTATCATCGCACCAGATTTGATAGGTTGGGGGAGATCTGAGCATCCAGCACGGAATTACAGGATTGAGGATTATCTGACGAGTATTCGGGAGTTTTTGCAACAAACTTGCAATCAGTCAGTCATAGTCATTGCTTCTTCCCTAACAGCAGCATTGACAATCAGAGTTGCAATCGCTCATCCCGAACTATTTAAGTCCTTGATTCTCACTGCACCCGCCGGACTTTCCGATTTTGGCGAAGATAACTCCAACAACTTCTTTGCCCAGCTCATCAGTATTCCCATTCTCGACCGATTGGTGTATAGTACGGGAATCGCCACAAAAGAGGGCATTCGCAGCTTTTTAGAGCAAAGGCAATTCGCTCAACCTAGTCGAGTGTACGAGGAGATTGTCAACGCTTACCTGGAGTCGGCACAACAACCTAATGCTGAATATGCGGCGCTGTCTTTTGTACGTGGCGACTTATCCTTTGATTTGTCGCTCTATATTCAACAACTGACTACTCCTACGGCAATTATCTGGGGTCAAAAGTCCCAACTTACAGGTCCAGAAATTGGTCGTCGTCTCGCCCAAATGAATCCGCAAGCAATCCGTATTTTTCAGTTGCTGGATGATGTGGGATTGACACCTCAATTGGAACAGCCAGCGGTGACTATTGGTTTAATCAGACAGTTTTTGCCTTTGCTGAGTTAG
- a CDS encoding DUF4330 domain-containing protein, producing MTILDSKGRLFGKINILDLGAALVILLVILGIFFFPGGSGSVAQVGTKTVPIEVDLVVRGLNVLDTQQLYAQGFNKGGKTNVIIRNQPYGQIEIKSVEELPRTVLVPQPDGSVKELPEPNRANNFSKDLRLTVAGKAKITNEGPVLGNSKVKIGMPIELDGFNYNFNATVIDVRLKEK from the coding sequence ATGACTATTTTAGATTCAAAAGGTCGTTTATTCGGTAAAATTAATATCCTCGATTTAGGTGCTGCACTGGTCATTCTGTTAGTGATACTTGGCATCTTTTTCTTCCCTGGCGGTTCTGGTTCGGTTGCCCAAGTCGGTACAAAAACAGTACCTATTGAGGTAGACTTAGTTGTACGGGGATTAAACGTACTTGACACTCAACAGTTATACGCGCAAGGGTTTAACAAAGGCGGTAAAACTAACGTTATTATCCGCAATCAACCCTACGGTCAGATTGAGATTAAATCTGTGGAAGAACTACCCAGAACCGTATTGGTTCCCCAGCCTGATGGTTCCGTTAAAGAATTGCCAGAACCGAACAGAGCAAACAACTTTAGTAAAGATTTGCGCTTAACTGTGGCAGGCAAAGCGAAAATCACTAATGAGGGGCCAGTTCTAGGTAACAGTAAAGTTAAAATCGGTATGCCAATTGAGTTAGACGGCTTCAACTACAACTTTAATGCCACTGTCATTGATGTCAGATTGAAAGAAAAGTAG
- a CDS encoding M48 family metallopeptidase, with translation MNRKHFSVNPRVFRRPWFYPLISIVVALILCLNTPITARAIDAQRWLPFILQGVQVIQLSNISPKQEVELGKQMDKQLVSGQVRLYRNSAVNRYVQQIGQRLVANSDRPDLPYTFQVIDDDGINAFATLGGFVYVNKGLLKTAENEAELASVIGHEIGHIGGKHLLKQMRQKAVASGLASAAGLDSNQAVSLGVELALNRPRGREDEYDADRRGLRTLTRSGYAQSGMVSFMQKLLKKGSGTPTFLSTHPATGDRIKALQSSINAQPGGGSAGMDNAAYQANIKALVR, from the coding sequence ATGAATAGAAAGCACTTTTCTGTAAATCCCCGTGTTTTTCGGCGTCCCTGGTTTTATCCGTTAATTTCCATAGTCGTTGCCTTGATTTTGTGTCTAAATACACCAATCACCGCCAGGGCTATTGATGCTCAACGGTGGTTACCTTTCATTTTGCAAGGAGTCCAAGTCATTCAGCTTTCTAATATATCGCCTAAGCAGGAAGTTGAGCTTGGCAAGCAGATGGATAAGCAATTGGTAAGCGGTCAAGTTCGGCTATACCGCAATTCAGCAGTTAATCGCTATGTACAACAAATTGGTCAGCGCCTAGTCGCTAATAGCGATCGCCCTGACCTCCCCTATACCTTCCAAGTCATTGATGATGACGGTATCAACGCTTTTGCGACCTTGGGAGGCTTTGTTTATGTCAACAAAGGTTTGCTGAAAACCGCAGAAAATGAAGCGGAACTAGCTAGTGTCATCGGTCATGAAATTGGTCACATAGGCGGGAAGCACCTTTTAAAGCAGATGCGGCAAAAAGCCGTTGCAAGTGGTTTGGCATCAGCAGCCGGTTTAGACAGCAATCAAGCGGTGTCGCTTGGTGTAGAATTAGCCCTTAACCGTCCTCGCGGTCGTGAAGATGAATATGATGCCGATAGAAGAGGATTAAGAACTTTAACACGCTCTGGTTATGCTCAATCGGGGATGGTTTCTTTCATGCAGAAGCTGCTTAAAAAGGGTTCTGGGACTCCCACATTTTTGAGTACCCACCCCGCAACAGGCGATCGCATTAAAGCCTTACAAAGTTCTATCAACGCTCAACCTGGCGGTGGAAGTGCTGGTATGGATAATGCTGCTTATCAAGCAAATATCAAAGCATTAGTTCGTTAG
- a CDS encoding metallophosphoesterase family protein produces the protein MSATSYRRIVIGDVHGHYEGLMTLMEAIAPTSDDQVYFLGDLIDRGPQSSQVVKFVKDSSYQCLLGNHEQMLLNILTNAQVPTSMVQAWLYSGGQATLASYQQATIPHDHLEWFKALPTYLDLGDILLAHAGVDPSIPIAEQTAEQLCWVRDKFHSMEKPYLPDKLIIVGHTITFTLPGVTPGKLAQGQGWLDIDTGAYHPRSGWLTGLDITNQLVYQVNVYRHCLRTLPLEEVVTIVDPARIEVERCNRRGA, from the coding sequence ATGAGCGCAACTAGCTATCGCCGAATTGTTATTGGGGACGTACATGGTCACTATGAAGGTTTAATGACATTGATGGAGGCAATAGCCCCCACATCAGATGATCAAGTCTATTTTCTTGGAGACTTAATTGATCGCGGACCCCAAAGTTCACAGGTAGTTAAATTTGTCAAGGATAGTTCCTACCAGTGTCTGCTGGGGAATCATGAGCAGATGTTATTGAACATTCTTACCAACGCACAAGTTCCCACCTCAATGGTGCAAGCATGGCTGTACAGTGGAGGGCAAGCAACGCTAGCCAGTTACCAACAAGCTACAATACCCCATGACCATCTGGAATGGTTTAAGGCTTTACCCACATATCTTGACTTGGGGGATATTTTGTTGGCTCATGCTGGTGTTGACCCCTCAATTCCTATCGCAGAACAAACCGCTGAACAGCTTTGCTGGGTGCGCGACAAATTTCACAGCATGGAAAAACCTTATCTCCCCGATAAGCTGATTATCGTCGGTCACACCATCACCTTTACCCTACCTGGCGTTACTCCTGGTAAACTGGCACAAGGACAAGGGTGGCTGGATATCGATACTGGCGCTTATCATCCCCGAAGTGGCTGGCTAACAGGACTAGACATTACAAATCAACTGGTTTATCAAGTCAATGTCTATCGTCATTGTCTCCGCACCTTGCCGTTAGAAGAAGTGGTGACAATTGTCGATCCAGCCAGAATCGAAGTTGAGCGCTGCAACAGGCGAGGTGCGTAA
- the dcm gene encoding DNA (cytosine-5-)-methyltransferase, whose product MGKIRFVDLFAGIGGIRLAFEQAAYSLEIEAECVLSSEIDSDAQFVYEKNFGHKPLGDIHLIEQLPEHEFLLAGFPCQAFSHAGKKEGFGDTRGTLFFEITRLLDTYKPQAFIFENVRGLYSHEKGRTLATIKHEIENRGYSFNAFLLNSANFGLPQNRVRIYLVGILDASPTFGLISDVGPKDSHSYNPQQLSLFYPLKKSVAVADVLEENPDNKYDCSSAFVEVLKQIYNNDLNRLHGVRLIDYRGGNSIHSWELGLRGKCSADEIELMNRFILKRRNKIFGNEQDGKLLTRDQIASFFDHPNLEEILDSLVAKRYLKIINGQYKPVAGNFSFEVYKFLDPSKISVTLVASDANRLGVYHNNRVRRITPREAARLQGFADSFILHPNDNKAYHQLGNSVSINVVKAVAQEVIMKTLYYTQQRTQRFENAIAHSSRNNQKPV is encoded by the coding sequence ATGGGAAAAATTCGGTTTGTAGATTTGTTTGCAGGAATTGGTGGAATAAGGTTAGCCTTTGAACAAGCTGCTTATTCCCTAGAGATAGAGGCTGAATGCGTATTAAGTAGCGAAATAGATTCTGATGCCCAATTTGTTTATGAAAAAAACTTTGGTCACAAGCCTTTAGGCGACATTCACCTCATAGAACAATTACCAGAACATGAATTTTTGTTAGCTGGTTTTCCATGTCAGGCTTTTTCTCACGCAGGTAAAAAAGAGGGTTTTGGAGATACGAGAGGAACATTATTCTTTGAAATAACGAGATTACTTGATACATATAAACCACAAGCTTTCATTTTTGAAAATGTGAGGGGACTGTATAGCCATGAGAAAGGAAGAACTCTAGCGACAATTAAGCACGAAATTGAAAACAGAGGTTATAGCTTTAACGCTTTTTTGCTAAACAGTGCTAACTTTGGTTTACCGCAAAACCGTGTCAGAATTTATCTAGTGGGAATTTTAGATGCTTCTCCTACGTTTGGATTGATTTCTGATGTAGGACCAAAAGATTCACATTCTTATAATCCACAGCAATTATCTTTATTTTACCCGCTTAAAAAATCTGTTGCTGTTGCGGATGTTTTGGAAGAGAATCCAGACAACAAGTATGATTGTTCATCAGCTTTTGTTGAGGTTTTGAAACAGATATATAATAATGATTTAAATCGGTTACACGGGGTACGGTTAATCGATTATCGAGGAGGAAACTCTATTCATTCATGGGAATTAGGATTACGTGGCAAGTGTAGTGCAGATGAAATAGAATTAATGAACCGTTTTATTTTAAAGAGACGTAACAAAATATTTGGCAATGAGCAAGACGGTAAATTATTAACTAGAGACCAAATAGCTAGTTTTTTTGACCATCCAAACCTTGAAGAAATTTTAGATTCTTTAGTTGCTAAGAGATATTTAAAGATTATTAATGGTCAATATAAACCTGTAGCTGGTAACTTTTCTTTTGAAGTTTATAAGTTTCTAGATCCAAGTAAGATTTCTGTTACACTTGTTGCCAGTGATGCTAATAGGTTAGGAGTTTACCACAATAATAGAGTTCGACGAATAACCCCCCGCGAAGCGGCGAGATTACAAGGTTTTGCTGATAGCTTTATACTTCATCCCAATGATAATAAGGCTTACCATCAATTGGGAAATTCGGTGAGCATTAATGTAGTAAAAGCTGTGGCGCAAGAAGTCATTATGAAAACGTTGTATTATACCCAACAACGAACTCAGAGATTTGAAAATGCAATCGCTCACTCTTCACGCAATAACCAAAAGCCGGTGTAA
- a CDS encoding Tab2/Atab2 family RNA-binding protein translates to MKIWQADFYRRPQTEASGQVMWELLICDETRNFEYQATCPQSQANSSWVASQLQQAAGEHLPDVIQVFRPQSLSLIEQAGRSLGISVEPTRRTLALKQLLQEKQYAISLDKPPPMPLPENLWGEKWRFASLSAGDMAEAFSDRPIPILEIPEYLLPINLGLASTVAVPGIVIDGGRQSMRLARWLEQAHPVALNYVAGAPNGLVLEASLVDRWIVATFEDQQVTAAAQVYQQRQQQSQGLHFLLVQPDDSGMTYTGFWLLREE, encoded by the coding sequence ATGAAAATTTGGCAAGCTGATTTTTATCGTCGTCCGCAGACAGAAGCATCAGGACAAGTGATGTGGGAGTTGTTGATTTGTGACGAAACTCGCAACTTTGAGTATCAAGCAACTTGTCCGCAATCGCAAGCAAATTCAAGTTGGGTTGCTTCTCAACTTCAACAAGCAGCTGGTGAACATTTACCAGATGTTATTCAGGTGTTTCGTCCTCAGTCTTTAAGTTTAATAGAACAAGCTGGACGCAGTTTAGGCATTAGTGTTGAACCAACCCGTCGCACATTGGCATTAAAACAGTTGTTGCAAGAAAAGCAATATGCCATATCCTTGGATAAACCACCCCCAATGCCATTACCAGAAAACCTTTGGGGAGAAAAATGGCGTTTTGCTTCACTGAGTGCTGGTGATATGGCAGAAGCGTTTAGCGATCGCCCCATTCCTATTTTAGAAATACCAGAATATCTCTTGCCGATCAATCTCGGTTTGGCGTCAACAGTTGCTGTCCCCGGTATAGTCATTGATGGTGGAAGGCAATCGATGCGTTTGGCTCGATGGCTGGAACAAGCGCATCCCGTAGCATTAAATTACGTTGCTGGTGCGCCTAATGGTTTAGTGTTAGAAGCTAGCTTGGTTGACAGATGGATTGTTGCCACGTTTGAAGATCAACAAGTCACTGCTGCTGCTCAAGTTTATCAACAGCGTCAGCAGCAAAGTCAAGGACTACATTTTTTGTTAGTGCAACCCGATGATTCCGGGATGACTTACACCGGCTTTTGGTTATTGCGTGAAGAGTGA
- a CDS encoding TIGR01548 family HAD-type hydrolase, with amino-acid sequence MTEQSSTKAIIVFDIDGVVRDVSGSYRRAMADTVEHFTEGAYRPTPLDIDQLKSEGIWNNDWEASQELIYRYFETHSYSREQLQLDYNAIVAFFQSRYRGLDPHNWTGYICNEPLLLHPSYLEELTKAEIPWGFFSGATRASATYVLEKRLGLKSPVLIAMEDAPGKPDPTGLFATIHLLESCGSKENHKSIPVIYVGDTVADMYTVEKSRVLEPTRTWIGVGILPPHVQETATRRDAYTETLLTAGASIVLSNVQQLSPLKIEELLGI; translated from the coding sequence ATGACCGAACAATCCTCAACAAAAGCGATAATCGTTTTCGATATTGACGGCGTTGTGCGCGATGTCAGTGGTTCCTATCGACGAGCGATGGCAGATACTGTGGAGCATTTCACGGAGGGAGCGTATCGCCCAACACCACTCGACATAGACCAACTCAAGTCCGAAGGCATCTGGAATAATGATTGGGAAGCATCCCAAGAATTAATTTACCGCTACTTTGAAACTCATTCCTACTCCCGTGAACAATTACAACTCGACTACAATGCCATTGTCGCCTTTTTTCAATCGCGCTATCGAGGCTTAGACCCCCACAATTGGACGGGATATATCTGCAATGAACCATTATTGTTACATCCTAGCTACCTAGAGGAACTGACAAAAGCTGAGATCCCTTGGGGATTTTTCAGTGGTGCAACTCGTGCTTCTGCAACTTATGTTTTGGAAAAACGCCTTGGCTTGAAGTCTCCAGTATTAATTGCAATGGAAGATGCTCCTGGTAAACCAGATCCCACTGGACTTTTTGCTACCATTCACCTGTTGGAGTCTTGTGGTAGTAAAGAGAATCACAAATCAATACCAGTCATCTACGTGGGAGATACAGTTGCTGATATGTACACAGTGGAAAAATCCAGGGTCTTGGAACCTACGCGCACTTGGATTGGTGTAGGTATTTTACCGCCACACGTACAGGAAACAGCAACGCGACGTGATGCGTATACTGAGACATTACTAACAGCAGGAGCATCGATAGTTTTGAGCAATGTACAACAACTGAGTCCGCTCAAAATAGAAGAACTACTGGGGATATAA